The DNA region GGAGGACTTGCATCTGCAGTATGCGGTTATTTTTGGCAATTATGGGGTAGCAATTGTCCAAAATTGATTATGATTGAACCAGAAAAAGCTAACTGTTTACAGTTAAGCTCAATAAATGGTGAACCAACAGTAGTTAAAGGTGAGCTTGAAACATTAATGGCTGGATTAGCATGTGGAGAGGTTTCGTTATTGGCATGGGAAATTATTAAATTAGCAACAGATAAGTTTATAACTATATCGGAGGACAGTATTGCTCCAGCGATGAAGTACATGGCTGATGAATATGATATTCAAGCTGGAGAATCTGCAGTTCCTGGAGTATCTGCACTTATGGGTGCTAATAATAGAAAACAGATGTTAGTAGAGCTCGGTATTGATTCTAATAGTAAAATATTACTTATTGGTACAGAAGGAGCTACAGATCCTATTTTATATAAAAAACTTACAGGTTATGAAACAAAGTAAGAGGTATAGATATGTTACAAAGAAACTTTCCTACAAAAGAATTCGAACAAAGAGTTGAGAAGCTACAAAAGCATATGCATGAATCTCTATTAGATATTGTTTTATTCACAAATGAAGCTAATTTTAGCTACTTTACTGGTTTTGACACACAATTTTGGAGAAGTCCTACTAGACCTTGGTTTTTATTAATACCGCTAGATGGAAAACCAATAGCAGTCATTCCAGAAATAGGTTTATCAGGAATACAAGAAACTTGGGTTGACAAGGTATACACATGGTCGTCTCCATGTCCAGAAGATGATGGAATATCTTTACTAAGTGAATGCATAAATAAGATACCTCTTAGATATGGAAATATAGGTGCTTTATTAGGTTTAGAGTCTACCATTAGGATGCCATTTAATAATTTTAGAAAGTTGTCTGAAAAAAATAATCGTAAATTTCAAGATTGTTCACTAGAAATACATAAGCTTAGATCAATAAAATCATTTTTAGAAATTGAAAAAATTCAAAAAGCTTGTCAAATTGCAAATCATGGATTTGATAAGTTACCCTTGCATGCTAAAGTTGGCCAAACAGAGCGAGATATATGTCGCCAAATGAGAGTGAATATGATTCTAGAAGGTGCTGATAGTGTTCCATATCTAATAGCAGGTTCTGGTGTTGGGGGGTATGATAGTATTATTATGGGACCTACGGATAAGATTATAGAAGAAGGTAGTGTTCTTATTATAGATACTGGTGCTATGTTCGATGGTTATTATTCTGATTTTGATAGGAATTTTGCTTTTGGTTATGCTGATGAAGAGACAAAGAGTGCTTATAGGTGTGTATTTGAAGCAACTGAAGCTGGATTTAATGCTGCAAAACCTGGGGCTACTACTACAGACATTTATAATGCAATGTGGGGTGTTATGAAAAAAGGTGGTGCGTTAGGTAATAACGTTGGTAGGCTTGGTCATGGGCTCGGTAAAGAGTTGACCGAATGGCCTTCACATACAGCTACCGATAACAATATTTTAAAAGAAGGTATGGTTATAACTTTAGAGCCTGGGATGGTTTACTCACCTGGTAAAGCAATGGTCCATGAAGAAAATATAGTTATAACATCAGATGGCGCTAAGTGGATAAGTCGTAGAGCTTCTGAAGAAATCTGCATCATTTAAAACAGATGGAGATTTAATATGAAAGTGACAGATAATATTAAGGATTTTGAAAAAAATCAGATTAATTTAAACTAT from Francisella halioticida includes:
- a CDS encoding M24 family metallopeptidase — translated: MLQRNFPTKEFEQRVEKLQKHMHESLLDIVLFTNEANFSYFTGFDTQFWRSPTRPWFLLIPLDGKPIAVIPEIGLSGIQETWVDKVYTWSSPCPEDDGISLLSECINKIPLRYGNIGALLGLESTIRMPFNNFRKLSEKNNRKFQDCSLEIHKLRSIKSFLEIEKIQKACQIANHGFDKLPLHAKVGQTERDICRQMRVNMILEGADSVPYLIAGSGVGGYDSIIMGPTDKIIEEGSVLIIDTGAMFDGYYSDFDRNFAFGYADEETKSAYRCVFEATEAGFNAAKPGATTTDIYNAMWGVMKKGGALGNNVGRLGHGLGKELTEWPSHTATDNNILKEGMVITLEPGMVYSPGKAMVHEENIVITSDGAKWISRRASEEICII